ATGGGTACTCCGCTACGCACCATAGTTTTTGATATCGGTGGAGGCGCTATTAACGGCAGGGCCGTTAAGGCCGTGCAGACCGGCGGCCCCTCCGGTGGATGTCTCCCCCTGGATAGGCTTGATCTTCCCGTTGATTTCGATGCGCTTTACGATGCGGGCTCAATGGTAGGTTCAGGCGGCATTGTGGTGATGGATGAAAAAACCTGTATGGTGGATGTGGCAAAATACTTTCTGGCGTTTCTGCAGGATGAGTCGTGTGGAAAATGCGTGCCCTGCCGGCTCGGCATCGACCGCATGCTGGAGATCGTAACCGATATCACTGAGGGTCGCGGCCGGCCGGAGCAGATTGACCTTCTGAAGGAATTGGCGGACACCGTTGCCTCCGCATCCCTTTGCGGACTGGGGAAAACCGCTCCCAATCCTGTGCTCTCCACATTAAGATATTTCCCCGAGGAATACGAGGCTCATATCAATGAAAAACGCTGCCCTGCCGGTGTGTGCCGGGAACTGATCGAATATGAGATAGACGCTGAGAAATGCAATGGTTGCGGCGCCTGTCGGCGCGCATGTCCTCATGACGCTATTAAAGGCAAGAAGAAGGAAGCGCATGTCATTAATTCACGCAAGTGCCAGAAATGCGGTATCTGTTTAAGTGGGTGTAAATTTGATTCGATAATAGTCACCTGAGCGGGAGGTATGATATGAAGAAATATGTGACACTTAAAATTGACGGCGCCGGTATTCGGGCTCCAAAGGGATCAAGCGTGCTGGATGTTGCAATCGAGTACGGCATATGCATTCCTCACCTTTGCCATGTTCCAAACCTTTCGGATATTGGCGCATGCCGTCTTTGCATCGTGGAAAATATCGTCAATGGCCGGTCGAAGATCACTACGTCCTGTACGCTGGATGTGCAGGAAGGCATGGTGATTCTGAGCAACACAGAAAGGATCAAGAAGCTCCGGCGGAATATTGCCGAACTGCTTGTAGCCCAGGCGCCCAATTCACGCGCCATACAGGATGTTGCCGTGCGTTGCAGAGTGAAGGAAGTCCGTTACCCGTTTAGAAAC
This DNA window, taken from Syntrophales bacterium, encodes the following:
- a CDS encoding 2Fe-2S iron-sulfur cluster-binding protein is translated as MKKYVTLKIDGAGIRAPKGSSVLDVAIEYGICIPHLCHVPNLSDIGACRLCIVENIVNGRSKITTSCTLDVQEGMVILSNTERIKKLRRNIAELLVAQAPNSRAIQDVAVRCRVKEVRYPFRNSGCVLCGRCVRVCEEMWQARAIGFVGRGKDRRVDFPFGVRPDFCKKCGSCIDLCPMTITPCDGPMKPGEEYLCGKCESQLSMASGAMEDICVWCELGKGFQCARYGHQ